The following nucleotide sequence is from Alkalihalobacillus sp. LMS39.
AAAAGAAAGCTCTAAAAGAAACTCTTACAGGTTATGCGATAATTTCTCCATGGCTTATCGGATTTATTTTATTAATAGCAGGCCCAATGCTTGTGTCTTTGTACTTATCATTTACAAATTATGATTTACTTTCGAGTCCGAATTGGATTGGGATTCAAAACTATATTAATGTAATAACAAATGACCCTCGTTTTGTTCAATCATTAAAAGTAACGATGATTTTTGTCTTTGTCTCAACACCTTTAAAATTAATCTTTGCACTTTTCTTAGCGATGTTGTTTAACACGGGAAGAAAAGGGACGGGATTATTTACAACGATTTATTATATCCCTTCAATTATTGGGGGAAGTGTTGCGATTGCGGTCGTATGGAAGCAAATGTTTGGACGCTCTGGAGCAGTAAACGAGTTCGTTACTTCTTTAGGGTTTACCGGAGTCAACTGGATTGGGAATCCAGACACAGCATTATCAGTTTTAATTTTGCTTGTTGTTTGGCAGTTTGGATCTCCGATGATTATCTTTTTAGCTGGACTTAGACAAATTCCAAATGAGTTGTATGAGGCAGCGAGTGTGGATGGAGCAAACGCAGTAACAAAGTTTTTCAAAATTACACTGCCAATGTTAACTCCAGTTATTTTCTTTAATTTAATTATGCAAACAATAGGCGCGTTTATGACGTTTACACAGTCATATCTCATTACAGGTGGTGGACCGATGGATGCGACGCTCTTTTATGCGGTCTACTTGTATGAAGTTGCCTTCACATATTTAAGAATGGGTTATGCATCAGCAATGGCTTGGATTTTACTTGCAATTATTGCAGCCATTACCGCGATTTTATTCTGGTCATCGAAGTATTGGGTTTACTATGAATCAGAAGGGGGACGTCCTAAATGAATAAGCATAAAAAGCTCAGAGATGGCATTTATTATGTGTTCGTCCTCGCATTAGGGTTTGTCATGATTTATCCGATTCTTTGGATGTTTGCAAGTTCTTTAAAGCCGTCTCAAGAAATTTTTAATAATGCGTTATCACTTATTCCGAGTGAATTTATGTGGGAAAACTATCCGCAAGGGTGGCAAGGATTTGGTCGGACAGGGTTTGATATCTTTTTTACAAACTCAGCGATTATTACATCACTAGTTGTGATTGGTTCGATTTGTTCTTGTAGTATTGTTGCCTTTGGATTTGCCAGGTTGAACTTTAAATTTAAAGGATTATTGTTTGCTTGTTTGATGGGTACGATTATGTTGCCTGTACAGATTACGTTAATTCCACAATATGTGTTGTTTCATAATATTGGATGGGTCAATACATTTTATCCATTAATTATTCCAGCCTTTTTAGGAGGAACACCGTTTTTCGTCTTTTTACTCATTCAGTTTATTCGAGGAATACCACGGGAATTAGATGAAGCGGCAATTGTCGATGGTTGTTCTACAATAGGAATCTTTTGGAGAATCATTTTACCGTTATTAACACCAGCTCTTGTTACGGTTGCTTTATTCGCGTTCATGTGGACATGGGATGACTTTTTAGCACCGCTTATTTATTTGAATAATGCAAGCTTGCATACAGTTACTCTTGGTTTACGTAACTTTATGGATGCAGATGGAAACACAAACTGGGGACCATTACTTGCGATGTCATCGTTATCGTTAATGCCACAATTTATATTATTTGCTTTTTTCCAAAAGTACCTTGTTCAAGGAATTGCGACAACAGGCTTAAAGTAAGCATACAATTACAGACTACCTGAATAGAAATCAGGTAGTCTCTATTATGCAACTACATTATATAGAAAAAAATAGGAGGGCGTTATCATGCCAAGATTAACATTTGATGAACAAGAAATTAAAACGGTTATTGACCGAATTGTGGAGAGAACATTTAAAATGGATTTTAGCTGGGATTGGCCAGGTGGAGTTGCGTTTTATGGTGTTGCTGAAGCATATGAAGTGACAGGAGAAAAAAAATATATTGATTATTTAAAAGAGTGGATTGACCGCGAATTAGAAGATGGACTTCCTAAATTAACGGTCAATGCTTCATCACTAGGACATATTTTACTAACGTTATATAAAGTAACGGAAGAACAAAGATATATTGAGATTGCCACAGAAATGGCGGAATACTTAGTAAATGAAGCGGAACGATTTGATGATGATGTTCTTCAACATACGGTAAATGGAGATAAATATGATTTCCCAGAACAAGCGTGGGTGGACACGATGTTTATGGCAGGATATTTCTTACTTCGAATTGGTAAATTACTAGACCGAGAAGATTTCTTTGAATTTGGCTTAAAACAATATCATGGCCATGAAAAGTTTTTACAAGATGATGATACTGATTTGTACTATCACGGTTGGGATAATCTTGCGCAAAACAATATGTCTAGTATCTTTTGGGCACGTGGCAATAGTTGGGCAGCCATTACAATGGCTAGAGCATTAGAGTACGTAGAAGTACAACACCCTTCTTATATGATTATTGATGGGTCACTCCGAGATTTACAAAGTGCGTTAGTTCGGTTGCAATTAGATAACGGACTTTGGCCAACTGTTTTAACGGATCCAACTTCATATCCAGAAGTATCAGGGTCAGCTGGAATTGCTGCTTCACTATTAGTGCGAGGAAAACTATATAACTCTTATATCCAAAAATCGATTCAAGGCATGCTAGATCATGTGAAAGAAGATGGTTCTGTCTTAAGTGTATCAGCAGGTACAGCGGTTATGAATGATGAACAAGGATATAAAGATGTCCCATATAAGCGTGTACAAGGGTGGGGGCAAGGATTAGCTCTCGTATTCTTTGCATCGTTGCTAAAAGGGAGAAATATTCAATAAAAGACAGAAAGCAAATTAAGATAGGAGTGTTTGACTTGAAGTCTGTATCTGAAATTCTTCCTTATATGTCATTTGGGGGAGATTATAATCCGGAACAATGGTCTGAGGATGTATGGCTAGAAGATGCTAGATTAATGAAAAAAGCAGGAGTGAATCTCGTATCGGTTGGTATTTTCAGTTGGGGTGTTCTTGAACGAAACGAAGGGGAATTTGATTTTCAATGGCTTGATAAAGTGTTGGATATTCTTCATGCCCATGGTGTTGGTGTGAGCCTAGCAACCGCAACGGCTTCAACACCAGCATGGCTGTCAAAAAAATATCCAGATTCGATTGCGATTGATAAACATGGTGTTCCTTATTCCTTTGGATCAAGGCAACACTATTCACCAACGAGCCCTGATTATATAAGACTTGTAAAAATTCTCGTTCGAAAACTTGCCGAACGTTATAAAAATCACCCTGCATTAAAAATGTGGCATATAAACAATGAATATGCTTGCCATCTATCAGAATGTTATAGCGCCAATACGGAAAAAGCATTCAGACAATGGCTCATAGACCGATATGAAACGATTGAAGTGTTAAATGAAAAATGGGGGACAAATTTTTGGAGTCAGCGCTATAATGATTTCGATGAAATTATGTTATTAAATAACCCTCCAACATTTGCAAATCCAGGGCAAGAGTTAGATTATAAACGCTTTATGGATGAAGCTTATTTGCAATTATATGTAACGGAGAAAGAAATTTTAC
It contains:
- a CDS encoding sugar ABC transporter permease, whose amino-acid sequence is MAKPEEVVRTPSLSMEAKQQQKKKALKETLTGYAIISPWLIGFILLIAGPMLVSLYLSFTNYDLLSSPNWIGIQNYINVITNDPRFVQSLKVTMIFVFVSTPLKLIFALFLAMLFNTGRKGTGLFTTIYYIPSIIGGSVAIAVVWKQMFGRSGAVNEFVTSLGFTGVNWIGNPDTALSVLILLVVWQFGSPMIIFLAGLRQIPNELYEAASVDGANAVTKFFKITLPMLTPVIFFNLIMQTIGAFMTFTQSYLITGGGPMDATLFYAVYLYEVAFTYLRMGYASAMAWILLAIIAAITAILFWSSKYWVYYESEGGRPK
- a CDS encoding carbohydrate ABC transporter permease; protein product: MNKHKKLRDGIYYVFVLALGFVMIYPILWMFASSLKPSQEIFNNALSLIPSEFMWENYPQGWQGFGRTGFDIFFTNSAIITSLVVIGSICSCSIVAFGFARLNFKFKGLLFACLMGTIMLPVQITLIPQYVLFHNIGWVNTFYPLIIPAFLGGTPFFVFLLIQFIRGIPRELDEAAIVDGCSTIGIFWRIILPLLTPALVTVALFAFMWTWDDFLAPLIYLNNASLHTVTLGLRNFMDADGNTNWGPLLAMSSLSLMPQFILFAFFQKYLVQGIATTGLK
- a CDS encoding glycoside hydrolase family 88 protein, whose product is MPRLTFDEQEIKTVIDRIVERTFKMDFSWDWPGGVAFYGVAEAYEVTGEKKYIDYLKEWIDRELEDGLPKLTVNASSLGHILLTLYKVTEEQRYIEIATEMAEYLVNEAERFDDDVLQHTVNGDKYDFPEQAWVDTMFMAGYFLLRIGKLLDREDFFEFGLKQYHGHEKFLQDDDTDLYYHGWDNLAQNNMSSIFWARGNSWAAITMARALEYVEVQHPSYMIIDGSLRDLQSALVRLQLDNGLWPTVLTDPTSYPEVSGSAGIAASLLVRGKLYNSYIQKSIQGMLDHVKEDGSVLSVSAGTAVMNDEQGYKDVPYKRVQGWGQGLALVFFASLLKGRNIQ